CTGGAAAAACTGAAAAGCGCCATTGATTTCAACCAGTATGTGGGCATCCAGCGTGCAGGCATGGCCGCTCTGGGGCTCCCCCGCGAACACACCCGTCAGGACGCCAGACGCCTGATGGAACGCCGGGACGCCCTGTGTCAGGCGTTGCAGGACACCGGATGGGACATCTCTGTTCCGCAAGCCAGCATGTACGTGTGGGCCAAAATTCCAGCCTCCATCCCCTCTTTCGAGTTTGCTCTGGGATTGGCCCGAGAGACAGGTGTGGCGGTTGCTCCTGGCCTCGCTTTTGGCACGAGGGGAGAAGGCCATGTGCGGTTCGCTCTGGTCCGTGAACCCGAGGTGCTGCAAGAAGCTGCACACAAGATTTCGGCGTACCTGAAACAGCGGTCAGCGGTCAGCCATCAGCGGTCAGCGCAAAGATGACTGTGGTGCTCTGGCTTTTTGACTGCAAACCAAAGCACTTCCACTGAAATTTGATTTGACCCTGCTCCAGTGTTGTGGAGCAGGGTTTTTGGATGCTTTTCTGGATGTTCAGGCTTCTCTGGAAGGCAAGGTCAGGGATTTCCAACCGGGCTTCACTTCCAGACAGTAAGGCAGGCGTCCATCGTGGCCGTAAACCACCAGTGTTTCTTTGCGGGTCTGGCTTCCAGAGCGCAACACACGCACCTGATCCCCATCGCGTTCAATTTTGAGGGTGATCCAGCGTCCTCTGGAGGTGCCCTCTCCTTCATCTTCGTACAGGCGGTGCTGGCCTTCCTGCAAAACATTCACATGCCATTCAAGGGTTTCCCAGAGGGCCGTGGTGGTGAACTGCGCCACTTCGGTGAGGGGAACAATGCCGCCGGGTCGCAGGAAAATGGGAATGCAGTCCAGACCGCTGGACACCACTTCGTAAACACTGCCATAGGTGCGCGGGGTGTCCTTGTTGAGTTCCACCCAGCCAGAGGTCGGGAAATACACCGTGCGGTGGGTGTGGTAAGGCCGCATGATTGGGGCCACCAAAAGGTTCTCACCAGACAGGAACTGGTCGTAAAGGTGGGTGCCGTGCTCGGGGTAATGGAGGAGCATGGCCCGCATGGAAGGCAGGCCGTTTTCTTCGGCCTCTTTCATCAGGGTGTAAAGGTAAGGCAACAGTCGGTAACGGAATTCCACAGCCGCCTTGATGAACGGGAGGTGCTCTGGAAAATTCCACGGTTCTTTGTGGTCGGTGCCCATCGAACTGTGGTTGCGCATGAACGGATAAAAAGCCCCGAGCCATGTCCAGCGGGTCACCAGTTCACCACTGGAATTGCCCAGAAATCCACCGATGTCGCTGCCCACACACGGAATCCCAGAGAGCCCCAGAGACAGGAGCAATTGAAGGTTCATTTCCATGTGCTCCCAGTAAGCGCTGTTGTCTCCGGTCCACACCGTTGCGTACCGCTGGATTCCGGCATAACCCGCACGGGTCACAATGAAAGGCCGCTTGTGGGGTTCCAGCTTTTGCAGCCCCTCGAAGGTGGCCTGACACATGGTCAGACCGTACAGGTTGTGGGCTTCCAGATGGTGCAATTTTCCGTGCAAGGCATCGTCTGGCAGGGTTTTCCCATGCACCCGCTCCGGATCGTGTTCGCTGTGCACACATTCCGAACTGGGCTCGTTCATGTCGTTCCAGAAACCCGAGATTCCGGCATCCAGCATGATCTGGTGTTTGTCGCCCCACCACTCGCGCACCTCTGGCTGGATGAAGTCCGGAAAAACCGCTTTGCCCGGCCAGACCTGCCCGGTGAGCACATCTCCCCTGACCCCTTTCACCAGAAAGTTTTCTTTGATGGCCTCGTCGTACATGAAATAGCCTTCGGCCTCTTTGACCGCGGGATCCATGATGGTGATGATCTTCACCCCTTGCCGCTCGGCTTTGCAGGTCAGTTCAGAGGGGTTGGAGAACCGGAAAGGATTGAAGGTGAACACCTTGTAGGCGTCCATGTAATGGATGTCCAGATGCACACAATCCAGAGGAATCTGATGCCGACGGTAATGGTCAATGATGTTCAGCACTTCGTCCTGTGACTCGTAACTGTATCTGGACTGGTGTAAACCCATGGACCAGAGCGGCCTTGGGGGGATTTTTCCGGTCAGGTCGGTGTAGCGGTCCAGAATGTCTGCTGGGGTGTCTCCAAAAACAAAATACAAGTCCAGTTCGTTGCTCTGGGCGGTCCAGCAGAGGGTTTCAGGGTGGTCCTTGGCGATGTCCACCTCTGAGCGGGCGCTTTCGTCCAGAAAGAAGCCCCACACCCGCCCCTGATGCAAACCCATGAAAAAAGGAATGCTCTGGTAGAGGGGATCGGTGTCTGGATGGTGGGGGGCCACATCGGTGTTCCAGAAGGTGAATTTCAAACCCCTTTTGTTGAGCGGACCCACTTTTTCACCAAAACCCACGTAAGCTTCCCCATAAGGCGCATGGATCTGAACGGTGCTTTCCTTGCGGTTCACCGGCTCGTCCGGCTGAAAAATGCCCGAGACCCCACGCACTTCACACACCTGTTCGTTGCGCCAGAGGAAAGTGAGTTTCCCTTCTGGGGTGATCTTGAGTTCCATGTTTTCTGCGCTGAGGGTCCAGCCCTCATCGGCAATGTCAAAAGGCAACTGGCAGGGATTGAGGACAGCAAAGCTGCTTTTTTCAGGGAGGTGGTCCCCCTGAATGTAACCTCTGGGACGCACCCGATACCGCCACACACCCTCCAGAGGGCAGGTGATTTCTGCTCTGGCATGGATGCCGCTCAGGCAGGCTCTGGCTTTCTGGATGTCGATTTTTTGAAACATGATCGCCTCCATCAAAGGACTGCGACCCAATGTAAAGGCTCACGGGATGGGAGGCTGTAGCAAATCCCCCCTGTCTGCCAAATTGCAGTACCATGAAGCGTCATGACCCACTGGAACGCCCTTGTCCTCGGGGGAGGAGACCCCAACGACCCATTTGCCACCGCCCATCAGGCCCCTGTGAAACCCCTGATTCCCATCCACGGCAAAGCCATGGCGGTGTACGTGCTGGAAGCCCTCAAAAACTCTGGGCGCATCTCGCACATCGCTTACATTGGACCGACCACCCCAGAGGTGTCTGGCCTGATCGATCAGACCCTGCCCGATCAAGGCAGCCTGATCGGAAACCTCGAATTCGGGGTGAAAAACATGCCCGCAGGTGCTCGGGTTCTGGTGGTCACCGCCGACATTCCAATGCTGACCGGAGCAGAACTGCAAAGCCTGCTGGACAGCACCCCGGACAGCGGACTGGTCTACCCTATTGTCCGCAAAGAAGACTGCGAAAAAGCCTACCCCGGCGTGAAGCGCACCTATGCCCGCCTCAAAGACGGCACCTTCACCGGAGGCAACATCTTCATCCTGAAGCCCGAGATCGTCAGCACCTTTTTGCCCAAACTGAAAGCCATGCTGGCCAACCGCAAAAACCCCCTCAAACTGGCCGGATTGATTGGCTTTGGCACCCTCCTGAAACTCCTGACCGGGCAACTGGGCCTGAAAGGTCTGGAGCAAAAAGTGGGCGGATTGCTCGGGGTCACGGTCAGTGCCATGCCGACCCCCCATGCCAGTGTGGGCACCGATGTGGACAAAGATGGGGATCTGGAATTGGCGAAAAGGCAATTGAGCAAAAATCAGGGTTGAGTGAAACAGTTTGCCGAGGGCTGAGGGCCGAGGGCAACAAAAGCTTTGGCTTTTGCAATGAAGGGCGAGGCACGCCTCGCCCCTACGTTGGTGGTAACGGTTTTTCTGCCTTCTGCCTTCTGCCTTCTTCTTGACCCAATGCAGACAGGCCCGAGCCCCTGAGCACCCACCGTGTTACTTTGAAACATGTTGGACTTTCAGCAATTCACTTCCATTTTTGTCGCTGCACTGGCCCTCGCACTGATTCCCGGTCCTGACACCCTGCTGATTCTGGGGCGCAGCATGACCTCTGGCCGGACCATCGGCATGGCGACAGGTGCAGGGACCGTGCTGGGTCTGGTCGTTCACACCATCACCGCAGCACTTGGGCTTTCTGCAATTCTGATGACCTCCAGCGTGGCATTCAGTGTGGTCAAATTTCTGGGGGCTGCTTACCTGATTTACCTCGGGATTCAGGCACTCAGAAGCCCACCTCTGGACCTCGACCACCCCGAGCACAAACCGATCACTGCCTCACAGGCCCTGCTGCAAGGGATGCTCTCCAATGTGTTCAATCCCAAAGTGGCCCTGTTTTTCCTGTCCTTCCTACCTCAATTTGTGCGTCCAGAGCACCAGCAGGTCACGGTGCAATTCCTGCTCCTCGGTCTGGTGGTGATGGGCGTGGTGTTGATGTACAACGTGGGGTTGGCCTTGCTTTCAGGCACCGTCCGTGAATTCATGCGCAAACGTCCAGCTTTTCTGCGCTGGCAAAACCGCACCATGGCCGGGGTTTTCGTGGCCCTTGGCATCAAACTGGCCTTCACCTCACAAAACTGAAGCATTTGACAGAAGAACAAGAATGGGAGGATTCAAACGAATCCTCCCATTTCACGGATCTATGCAGCAAAGTCCCTCAGGTGTTGGTTCGCTGGGTGCGGGCAGGCACCAGAAACCGCACGGCATGGGGAATGACCCGAGCGGTCAGTGGGGTGGTGGCATCCAGCAATTCACCGTCGTACTGGATGGGAAGCGCAGGATCCGACTGGATGCGCACCGATTTGCAGGTGTAAATTTCCACACCCTCTGGGGCCGGAATGGTTTTCAGGCCCATGCGGGTCACGAAGGAGTCCATGATTTTCGGCACGATGGCCAGAGGGGTGTTTCCTTTGACCACAATCACGCTGAGCAGGCCATCTGCGGGATCGATGCCCGGAGCCAGCGGAATCCCGAAATTGACCATCCCAAAATTGGCCAGCAAGACGCTCATGCCTCTGGTGCGGACGGCCACCCCATCGAGTTCGAGCAGGATGTCGGCTTCGGTGGCCCGCAGGTTTTTGAACACCCCCATGAAATAGGCCAGCACCCCGAAGTTGGGTTTCAGGGTTTCGCTTTCGCGGATCATGTCGGCATCGAGGCCAGCTCCGGCCACCATGGTGAAACCAAAAGTCATGTCCTGCAAGTGGATTTCGGCAAGGTCACACGTGAGGGTTTCTTCTTGCATCACCACCTGCGCAAGTTCCCGCACATTGGGCACCAACCCGAGGTTCTGGGAAATCAGGTTGGCGGTGCCTGCCGGATACGCCAGAATGGGGGTGTCCAGTCCGATCATGGCGTGGGCCACGCTGCTGACGGTCCCATCCCCTCCGGCAGCAATCACAGCGTGGTAATTTGCAGCATCGTAAAGCAGGTCCTGCACACGCAAATTTCGGTGCAGATACCTCACAGTGATGCCGTAATCCTCTTCGTGCAAAAGGTGTAAAAAACCGTCCAGAGGGGTGGTGCCCTGTCCGGACCTTGGATTTCGAATGACCAGCAATTCTTTCAGCATGAAACAGTGTTTCCCTTTTGATTTTAACCTGAGTTCAGATTAGAGAGAAAAGCCCGAATTTACAAGGCAAGATCCAAAAATCAGGCCAGCACATGTGCACTGGCCCAATGCTGCATTTTCTGTTCCGTTTCTGTTCGGTCACTGAAGGTCTTGCAAAAAGCTTTGCAGCACCTTCACGTGGTCTTGCAATTCTTGCAGGTGAATGTGCTCATGGACGGTGTGGGCCAGCCTCGGGTTGCCCGGTCCAAAACCCACGGTGGGGATGCCCTGAGCGTGGGTGTAACGGCCATCGGTGGCAAAGTTCCAGATCCCGAAATCCGCATGAATCCGGGCGTGTTTTGCCAGATTCTGCACCAGAGGGTGCTCGGGTTCGATGTGGAAACCGGGGGTGTTCTTGAGGGTCCAGAGTTCACTGACCTCGTAATCCACTTTCAAACCTGCCGTGAGCGTTTTGAGGATCTGGCGCATCTCCTCGGGGGTGCTGGTGCTGCGCCAGTCGAGGACCAGACTGACCGTGTTGGAGGTGACGTTCTCCGAACCGCTGTCGCAGGTGACCTGTGTAGGGGCAAGGGTGTGCTCTCCCACGATGGGATGCACGGGAAGGTCGTACTGCCTCAGGCGACCCAGAAACTCGGCCATTTCGAACATCGGGTTCTGGTCATGCAGGCCAAAAGAAGCGTGGTGGGCTGCCCCTTTGAACACCAGCGTCACGTGGGCCACCCCACGGTGCCCGAGCATCACCTGATTGCTGCTGGGTTCTCCGACCACCGCTCCAGTGATGTTCAGGATTTCTCCATCTGGCAGGGTGAAAGGCAACCGCTCCACAAATTCGGCGATGCCTTTGCCTCCGGTTTCCTCTTCCACAAAAGCTGCCAGCACGATGTCCTTGCTGGGCCGTTTCCCCTGCTGGATCAGTCCGGCCAGAGCGTACACCT
This DNA window, taken from Deinococcus misasensis DSM 22328, encodes the following:
- a CDS encoding NTP transferase domain-containing protein; translation: MTHWNALVLGGGDPNDPFATAHQAPVKPLIPIHGKAMAVYVLEALKNSGRISHIAYIGPTTPEVSGLIDQTLPDQGSLIGNLEFGVKNMPAGARVLVVTADIPMLTGAELQSLLDSTPDSGLVYPIVRKEDCEKAYPGVKRTYARLKDGTFTGGNIFILKPEIVSTFLPKLKAMLANRKNPLKLAGLIGFGTLLKLLTGQLGLKGLEQKVGGLLGVTVSAMPTPHASVGTDVDKDGDLELAKRQLSKNQG
- a CDS encoding LysE family translocator, which gives rise to MLDFQQFTSIFVAALALALIPGPDTLLILGRSMTSGRTIGMATGAGTVLGLVVHTITAALGLSAILMTSSVAFSVVKFLGAAYLIYLGIQALRSPPLDLDHPEHKPITASQALLQGMLSNVFNPKVALFFLSFLPQFVRPEHQQVTVQFLLLGLVVMGVVLMYNVGLALLSGTVREFMRKRPAFLRWQNRTMAGVFVALGIKLAFTSQN
- a CDS encoding glycoside hydrolase family 31 protein; the protein is MFQKIDIQKARACLSGIHARAEITCPLEGVWRYRVRPRGYIQGDHLPEKSSFAVLNPCQLPFDIADEGWTLSAENMELKITPEGKLTFLWRNEQVCEVRGVSGIFQPDEPVNRKESTVQIHAPYGEAYVGFGEKVGPLNKRGLKFTFWNTDVAPHHPDTDPLYQSIPFFMGLHQGRVWGFFLDESARSEVDIAKDHPETLCWTAQSNELDLYFVFGDTPADILDRYTDLTGKIPPRPLWSMGLHQSRYSYESQDEVLNIIDHYRRHQIPLDCVHLDIHYMDAYKVFTFNPFRFSNPSELTCKAERQGVKIITIMDPAVKEAEGYFMYDEAIKENFLVKGVRGDVLTGQVWPGKAVFPDFIQPEVREWWGDKHQIMLDAGISGFWNDMNEPSSECVHSEHDPERVHGKTLPDDALHGKLHHLEAHNLYGLTMCQATFEGLQKLEPHKRPFIVTRAGYAGIQRYATVWTGDNSAYWEHMEMNLQLLLSLGLSGIPCVGSDIGGFLGNSSGELVTRWTWLGAFYPFMRNHSSMGTDHKEPWNFPEHLPFIKAAVEFRYRLLPYLYTLMKEAEENGLPSMRAMLLHYPEHGTHLYDQFLSGENLLVAPIMRPYHTHRTVYFPTSGWVELNKDTPRTYGSVYEVVSSGLDCIPIFLRPGGIVPLTEVAQFTTTALWETLEWHVNVLQEGQHRLYEDEGEGTSRGRWITLKIERDGDQVRVLRSGSQTRKETLVVYGHDGRLPYCLEVKPGWKSLTLPSREA
- a CDS encoding M20 family metallopeptidase, with translation MFDGLNFLQDLLKIRSYTTEEQQIGQRVVQEMRQLGFDHAFLDPSGNAIGVVRGEKRGEALLLISHLDHVHEGDVSLWEHPPYAAVLEKDILHGRGTVDIKGPLSAQVYALAGLIQQGKRPSKDIVLAAFVEEETGGKGIAEFVERLPFTLPDGEILNITGAVVGEPSSNQVMLGHRGVAHVTLVFKGAAHHASFGLHDQNPMFEMAEFLGRLRQYDLPVHPIVGEHTLAPTQVTCDSGSENVTSNTVSLVLDWRSTSTPEEMRQILKTLTAGLKVDYEVSELWTLKNTPGFHIEPEHPLVQNLAKHARIHADFGIWNFATDGRYTHAQGIPTVGFGPGNPRLAHTVHEHIHLQELQDHVKVLQSFLQDLQ
- a CDS encoding diacylglycerol/lipid kinase family protein, with translation MLKELLVIRNPRSGQGTTPLDGFLHLLHEEDYGITVRYLHRNLRVQDLLYDAANYHAVIAAGGDGTVSSVAHAMIGLDTPILAYPAGTANLISQNLGLVPNVRELAQVVMQEETLTCDLAEIHLQDMTFGFTMVAGAGLDADMIRESETLKPNFGVLAYFMGVFKNLRATEADILLELDGVAVRTRGMSVLLANFGMVNFGIPLAPGIDPADGLLSVIVVKGNTPLAIVPKIMDSFVTRMGLKTIPAPEGVEIYTCKSVRIQSDPALPIQYDGELLDATTPLTARVIPHAVRFLVPARTQRTNT